A DNA window from Peromyscus leucopus breed LL Stock chromosome 3, UCI_PerLeu_2.1, whole genome shotgun sequence contains the following coding sequences:
- the LOC119087513 gene encoding profilin-1-like translates to MPAEVGVLVGKDRSSFCVNGLTLGGQKCSVIRDSLLQDGEFTINLRTKSIGGAPTFNVTITMTAKTLVLMGKEGVHGGLINKKCYEMASHLRRSQY, encoded by the coding sequence ATGCCAGCTGAGGTTGGTGTCCTGGTAGGCAAAGACCGGTCAAGTTTTTGCGTGAATGGGCTGACACTTGGGGGGCAGAAATGTTCTGTGATCCGGGACTCACTGCTGCAGGATGGGGAATTTACAATTAATCTTCGTACCAAGAGCATCGGAGGGGCCCCAACCTTCAATGTCACCATCACCATGACTGCCAAGACGCTAGTCCTCATGGGCAAAGAAGGTGTTCACGGTGGTTTGATCAACAAGAAATGTTATGAAATGGCCTCTCACCTGCGGCGTTCCCAGTACTGA